The following coding sequences lie in one Atribacterota bacterium genomic window:
- a CDS encoding carbon-nitrogen hydrolase family protein codes for MYYIENKKNKEKKTFGKNNPEGEIFGLDSKVKGFVIVDRTYSVTENLPTFMLANINPSGMDIDYNIQRLKTIVEIAAQNRVNVLVLPELPVSGYVWDPENENKEEVFNNLKKCVTDGPLVTDLIKYFRSLMTEDGLNLIIFNNIRQNGEKLYDTTYVIGQDNEYLSCYYDKIFLTPIEKKYFYRGDDQRLVVNTKYGKFGINICYDLVFNSLAEKYAYDDKVDAIINSAAWRRGSIREYPLLNIRMDNYYQYIWDLKHAALASHNQVWSIGVTCVGVFDRTGNSFAGGSGFWSPSGICMCQASKTREELLIMRNLDITKHMRNQAVEDFNYALDYNEVWRQVENIKPKIKEIK; via the coding sequence CTGAAGGAGAAATATTCGGTTTAGACAGTAAAGTAAAGGGTTTTGTAATAGTGGATAGAACTTATTCAGTTACTGAGAATTTGCCCACATTCATGCTGGCAAATATAAATCCCTCAGGTATGGATATAGACTATAACATACAAAGACTTAAAACTATTGTTGAAATAGCAGCACAAAATAGAGTTAATGTTCTGGTATTACCGGAATTACCTGTAAGCGGTTATGTCTGGGATCCGGAAAATGAAAATAAAGAGGAAGTTTTTAATAATCTTAAAAAGTGTGTAACAGACGGACCTCTTGTAACGGATTTGATAAAATATTTCAGGAGTCTAATGACTGAAGATGGCTTAAATCTAATAATATTTAATAATATCAGACAAAACGGAGAAAAGCTATATGATACCACTTATGTAATCGGGCAGGATAATGAATATCTGAGTTGTTATTATGACAAAATATTCTTAACACCCATTGAAAAAAAGTATTTTTACAGGGGAGATGACCAGAGACTGGTTGTCAACACTAAATACGGAAAATTTGGAATTAATATTTGTTATGATTTGGTATTCAATTCTTTAGCAGAAAAGTATGCATATGATGATAAGGTTGATGCAATCATAAATAGTGCAGCCTGGCGAAGAGGGAGTATCAGGGAATACCCTTTGTTAAACATAAGAATGGATAATTACTATCAGTATATATGGGATTTAAAACATGCAGCACTGGCATCTCATAACCAGGTTTGGAGTATTGGAGTTACATGTGTAGGAGTCTTTGACAGAACAGGAAATTCTTTTGCAGGTGGTTCAGGATTTTGGTCTCCTTCAGGTATCTGTATGTGCCAGGCTTCTAAAACCAGAGAAGAACTTCTGATTATGAGAAACCTTGATATAACAAAACATATGCGAAATCAGGCAGTTGAAGATTTTAACTATGCACTGGATTATAATGAGGTGTGGAGACAGGTAGAGAATATTAAACCCAAGATAAAGGAAATCAAATAA